A single Methanocaldococcus bathoardescens DNA region contains:
- a CDS encoding FIST N-terminal domain-containing protein produces MIYIHKKIKNPIKDGIELGEEIKRNVGRASLIIFITSIFDKDKLKDVFEGMKQHISLDNLIGCSTGGTFVGKNYIKEDGVLVLAFEEYYKSAISCEKIDKDAEEIGKKIADKIKTCIRDRYPKLNIDDNFLGFIFFDWDRNSEQEILDVLGRELSIPIVGGTAADDGSFDKFFQIYKGKIVKDCCVFGVVGGKLKFDLIYGHGYEPTDIYARVTKSDGMAVYELDGKPAYQRYLEMLSEYTKLPTEVIEKYLRKKRRGLKHIDFYLIHPLGYMDINGNYITAYLEKIEDNALIFRRSLIEGTFLVLMKTNIEKQINSLTEELKKKEKFENPLVFINECYAREVLKNPMFRESEEYVPEYLLNFYNAYKKLEDYVMGNDCIGWLTYGETISKDLVRFHNNLSFTGVIFELSQDGNINWKEELKNFNFEDDEIEVIINLINKQLTAKELLQLTNLSQTKLYQILNKLESEGIIKSIGGKPKLYYIDNIKEILQKTHERIEQENMIKKIKRDKLLRML; encoded by the coding sequence ATGATATACATACACAAAAAAATAAAAAACCCTATAAAAGACGGAATCGAACTTGGAGAAGAAATAAAAAGAAATGTGGGGAGGGCATCTTTAATAATATTTATAACTTCAATATTTGATAAAGATAAGCTAAAAGATGTATTTGAAGGGATGAAACAACATATATCTTTAGATAATCTTATTGGATGTTCTACGGGAGGTACATTTGTTGGAAAAAATTATATAAAGGAAGATGGAGTTTTAGTTTTAGCTTTTGAAGAATATTACAAAAGTGCAATATCGTGTGAAAAAATAGATAAAGACGCTGAAGAAATAGGTAAAAAAATAGCTGATAAAATAAAAACTTGTATTAGAGATAGATATCCAAAATTAAATATAGATGACAACTTTTTAGGATTTATTTTCTTTGATTGGGATAGAAATAGTGAGCAAGAAATATTAGATGTTTTAGGAAGGGAGTTGAGCATTCCAATTGTCGGAGGGACAGCTGCTGATGATGGCTCATTTGACAAGTTTTTCCAGATATATAAAGGAAAGATTGTTAAAGATTGTTGTGTTTTTGGAGTTGTTGGAGGAAAATTAAAGTTCGATTTAATTTACGGGCATGGTTATGAGCCAACAGATATTTACGCAAGAGTCACTAAATCAGATGGGATGGCTGTTTATGAATTAGATGGAAAACCTGCTTATCAAAGATACTTAGAGATGTTGTCAGAATATACAAAACTACCAACAGAAGTTATTGAAAAATACCTTAGAAAAAAAAGAAGAGGGCTGAAACATATTGATTTTTACTTAATACACCCTCTTGGATACATGGATATTAATGGAAATTATATTACTGCTTATTTAGAAAAAATTGAAGACAATGCTCTAATATTTAGAAGAAGCTTAATCGAGGGCACTTTCCTTGTATTAATGAAAACCAATATAGAAAAACAGATAAATTCCTTAACTGAAGAATTAAAAAAGAAAGAAAAATTCGAAAATCCATTAGTATTTATAAATGAATGCTACGCAAGAGAAGTACTAAAGAATCCAATGTTTAGAGAATCTGAAGAATATGTTCCAGAATATCTTCTGAATTTCTACAACGCCTACAAAAAACTTGAAGATTATGTTATGGGGAATGACTGTATTGGCTGGCTAACCTATGGTGAGACAATATCAAAGGATTTAGTGAGATTCCATAACAATTTATCATTCACTGGAGTTATATTTGAGTTATCACAAGATGGAAACATAAATTGGAAGGAAGAGTTAAAGAATTTCAATTTTGAAGATGATGAGATTGAGGTAATTATAAATCTAATTAATAAACAATTGACAGCGAAAGAATTATTACAACTAACAAATCTATCCCAAACTAAACTCTATCAAATACTAAATAAATTAGAAAGTGAAGGAATTATAAAATCAATAGGTGGAAAGCCAAAATTATACTATATTGACAATATAAAAGAAATTTTACAAAAAACTCATGAAAGAATAGAACAGGAGAATATGATTAAAAAGATTAAAAGGGATAAGTTATTAAGAATGCTCTAG
- the thrC gene encoding threonine synthase, with product MLQKCIECGKTYDVDEIIYTCECGGLLEIVYDYEEIKDKVSKEKFREREISVWRYLEYLPVKDESKIVSLCEGGTPLYRCKNLEKELGIKELYVKNEGANPTGSFKDRGMTVGVTRANELGVEVVGCASTGNTSASLAAYSARSGKKCIVLLPEGKVALGKLAQAMFYGAKVIQVKGNFDDALDMVKQLAKEKLIYLLNSINPFRLEGQKTIAFEICDQLNWQVPDRVIVPVGNAGNISAIWKGFKEFEMTGIIDELPKMTGIQADGAKPIVEAFKKKAKEIIPYKNPETIATAIRIGNPVNAPKALDAIYSSNGYAESVTDEEIIEAQKLLARREGIFVEPASASSIAGLKKLLDEGIIDKDERIVCITTGHGLKDPDAAIRVSEEPIKIECDMEILKKLLKEL from the coding sequence ATGTTACAAAAATGTATTGAATGTGGAAAAACTTACGATGTGGATGAGATAATCTACACCTGCGAATGTGGTGGCTTATTAGAAATTGTTTATGACTATGAAGAAATAAAGGATAAAGTTTCAAAAGAAAAATTTAGAGAAAGAGAAATTAGTGTTTGGAGATATTTAGAATATTTGCCAGTAAAAGATGAAAGTAAAATTGTAAGTTTGTGTGAAGGGGGGACACCATTATACAGATGTAAAAATTTAGAGAAAGAGTTAGGAATTAAAGAACTCTATGTTAAAAATGAAGGAGCAAATCCAACTGGAAGCTTTAAAGATAGAGGTATGACTGTTGGTGTAACAAGAGCCAATGAGTTGGGTGTTGAGGTTGTTGGATGTGCATCAACTGGAAATACTTCTGCCTCTTTAGCCGCTTACTCAGCAAGAAGTGGAAAGAAGTGTATTGTTTTATTACCAGAAGGAAAGGTAGCTTTAGGAAAATTAGCTCAAGCAATGTTTTATGGGGCAAAAGTTATACAAGTTAAAGGAAACTTTGATGATGCTTTAGATATGGTTAAACAATTAGCAAAAGAAAAATTAATTTATTTATTAAATTCAATAAATCCATTCAGATTAGAGGGGCAGAAAACAATTGCTTTTGAAATATGCGACCAATTAAATTGGCAAGTCCCAGATAGAGTTATTGTTCCTGTAGGAAACGCTGGAAATATCTCAGCTATATGGAAAGGATTTAAAGAATTTGAAATGACTGGAATTATAGATGAACTTCCAAAAATGACTGGAATTCAGGCAGATGGAGCTAAGCCAATTGTTGAAGCTTTCAAAAAGAAAGCAAAAGAAATTATCCCATATAAAAATCCAGAAACAATTGCAACAGCTATAAGGATTGGAAACCCAGTAAATGCCCCAAAGGCGTTAGATGCAATATATTCATCAAATGGCTATGCTGAATCAGTTACAGATGAAGAAATTATAGAAGCACAAAAATTATTAGCAAGGAGAGAAGGAATTTTTGTTGAACCAGCTTCAGCCTCTTCAATAGCTGGGCTTAAGAAGTTGTTGGATGAAGGAATTATTGATAAAGATGAGAGAATTGTTTGTATAACAACCGGACATGGGTTAAAAGACCCAGATGCTGCTATAAGAGTAAGTGAAGAACCAATTAAGATTGAATGTGATATGGAAATTCTAAAGAAATTGTTGAAAGAGTTATAA
- the leuD gene encoding Isopropylmalate/citramalate isomerase small subunit, whose product MKSVIKGKVWKFGDNVDTDAILPARYLVYTKPEELAQFVMTGADPEFPKKVKPGDIIVGGKNFGCGSSREHAPLGLKGAGISCVIAESFARIFYRNAINVGLPLIECKGISEKVNEGDELEVNLETGEIKNLTTGEVMKGNKLPEFMMEILEAGGLMPYLKKKMEAKSQ is encoded by the coding sequence ATGAAAAGTGTAATAAAGGGAAAAGTTTGGAAGTTTGGAGATAACGTAGATACAGATGCTATATTGCCAGCAAGATACTTAGTTTATACAAAACCTGAAGAATTAGCTCAGTTTGTTATGACCGGAGCAGACCCTGAATTTCCAAAGAAAGTTAAGCCAGGAGATATAATAGTTGGAGGAAAGAACTTTGGTTGTGGTTCGAGTAGAGAACATGCCCCATTAGGATTAAAAGGGGCTGGAATTAGCTGTGTTATTGCTGAGAGTTTCGCAAGAATATTTTATAGAAACGCTATTAACGTTGGATTGCCATTGATTGAATGTAAAGGAATTTCAGAGAAGGTTAATGAAGGAGATGAATTGGAAGTTAATTTAGAAACTGGAGAGATTAAAAACTTAACTACTGGAGAGGTTATGAAAGGAAATAAATTGCCAGAGTTTATGATGGAAATTTTAGAGGCAGGAGGATTAATGCCATATTTAAAGAAAAAAATGGAAGCTAAAAGTCAATAA
- a CDS encoding type II toxin-antitoxin system VapC family toxin yields MKKNVKNLEKNSNSEILIDTCVIIDYYKKRKIIEIEGCAISIITLLEFIRGIPDDKRKEMLNLLKCMFKVINVDDDIILKYCEIYNDLKRKGKMLDDADLLIGCTAIAKGYKLFTNNKKHFERLKDYGLEFYEEG; encoded by the coding sequence TTGAAAAAGAATGTGAAGAATTTAGAAAAAAATTCAAACTCAGAAATTTTGATTGATACATGTGTAATTATTGATTACTACAAAAAGAGAAAGATAATAGAAATTGAAGGATGTGCAATATCAATTATAACTTTATTAGAATTTATAAGAGGAATCCCAGATGATAAAAGGAAGGAAATGTTGAATTTATTAAAATGTATGTTTAAAGTTATAAATGTTGATGACGACATCATACTTAAGTATTGTGAAATCTACAATGATTTAAAAAGAAAAGGAAAAATGTTGGATGATGCTGATTTGTTAATAGGATGCACAGCAATAGCTAAAGGATATAAATTATTCACCAATAATAAAAAGCATTTTGAAAGGTTAAAAGATTATGGTCTCGAATTTTATGAAGAGGGATAA
- the ilvD gene encoding dihydroxy-acid dehydratase, whose protein sequence is MISDRVKKGIKRAPNRSLLKACGYTDEEIDRPFIGVVNSFTEVVPGHIHLKDIAEAVKKGIYANGGTAFEFNTMAICDGIAMGHEGMRYSLPSREIIADTVESMAKAHGFDGLVLIPSCDKIVPGMIMGAIRTGLPFIVVTGGPMFPGELRGKKYDLISVFEGVGACAAGKITEEELKEIENIACPGAGSCAGLFTANTMACLTEAMGLSLPYCATAHATTAEKIRIAKKSGMRIVDLVRNNITPDKILTKEAFENAILVDLALGGSTNTTLHIPAIANEIKPKFVTLDDFDRLSDEVPHIASLRPGGEHFIIDLHRAGGIPAVLKVLEEKVRKECLTVSGKTVGEIIKEVKYIDHNIIRSIDNPVHETAGLRILKGSLAPNGAVVKIGAVNPKMYKHEGPARVFDSEEEAVDAILGGDIERGDVVVIRYEGPAGGPGMREMLAPTSAICGMGLDDSVALITDGRFSGGSRGPCIGHVSPEAMAGGPIAIVEDGDIIKIDMINKRLDLALDEEEIKERLAKWKKPEPKVKKGYLARYAKLVTSADEGAVLRYD, encoded by the coding sequence ATGATAAGTGATAGAGTAAAAAAAGGAATAAAAAGAGCACCAAATAGAAGTTTATTAAAAGCTTGTGGATACACAGATGAAGAGATAGACAGACCTTTTATTGGAGTTGTTAATAGCTTTACAGAAGTAGTTCCGGGACATATTCATTTAAAAGATATTGCTGAGGCGGTTAAAAAAGGAATATACGCAAATGGAGGAACAGCTTTTGAATTCAACACAATGGCAATATGTGATGGAATAGCAATGGGTCATGAGGGGATGAGATACTCTCTTCCATCAAGAGAGATTATTGCAGATACTGTAGAAAGTATGGCAAAAGCTCATGGATTTGATGGTTTAGTTTTAATTCCAAGCTGTGATAAAATAGTTCCTGGAATGATAATGGGGGCTATAAGAACTGGATTACCATTTATAGTTGTTACTGGAGGGCCAATGTTCCCTGGAGAGTTAAGAGGAAAGAAGTACGATTTAATTAGTGTATTTGAGGGAGTTGGGGCTTGTGCAGCTGGAAAAATTACAGAGGAAGAGCTTAAAGAGATAGAAAATATTGCTTGCCCTGGAGCTGGTAGTTGTGCAGGTTTATTTACCGCAAATACAATGGCTTGCCTAACTGAAGCTATGGGATTGTCTCTTCCTTACTGTGCAACAGCACACGCAACAACTGCAGAGAAAATAAGGATAGCAAAGAAAAGTGGGATGAGAATAGTTGATTTAGTTAGAAATAATATAACCCCAGATAAGATTTTAACTAAAGAGGCATTTGAAAATGCTATATTAGTAGATTTAGCTTTAGGGGGTTCAACAAACACAACCTTACATATCCCAGCAATAGCAAATGAAATAAAGCCAAAATTTGTAACATTAGACGATTTTGATAGGTTATCAGATGAAGTTCCACACATAGCTTCTTTAAGACCTGGAGGAGAGCACTTTATAATTGATTTACATAGAGCTGGAGGTATTCCTGCTGTATTAAAAGTTTTGGAAGAGAAGGTAAGAAAAGAATGCCTAACAGTTAGTGGAAAAACAGTTGGAGAGATTATTAAAGAAGTTAAATATATTGACCATAATATTATCAGATCAATAGACAATCCAGTCCATGAAACAGCTGGTTTGAGAATATTGAAGGGAAGTTTAGCACCTAATGGAGCAGTAGTTAAAATTGGAGCTGTGAATCCAAAGATGTATAAACATGAAGGACCTGCAAGAGTGTTTGATAGTGAAGAAGAGGCAGTTGATGCAATATTGGGAGGAGATATTGAGAGAGGAGATGTTGTAGTTATTAGATATGAAGGGCCTGCAGGAGGGCCAGGGATGAGAGAGATGTTGGCTCCAACCTCAGCAATATGTGGAATGGGGTTGGATGATTCAGTGGCATTAATTACAGATGGTAGATTCAGTGGAGGTAGTAGAGGGCCTTGTATTGGACACGTTTCACCAGAAGCAATGGCTGGAGGGCCGATAGCGATAGTTGAGGATGGAGATATAATTAAAATAGATATGATAAACAAAAGATTAGATTTAGCTTTAGATGAAGAAGAGATTAAAGAAAGATTAGCTAAATGGAAAAAACCTGAACCAAAGGTCAAAAAAGGTTACTTAGCGAGATATGCTAAGCTTGTAACATCAGCTGATGAAGGGGCTGTGTTAAGATACGATTAA